A single window of Zea mays cultivar B73 chromosome 10, Zm-B73-REFERENCE-NAM-5.0, whole genome shotgun sequence DNA harbors:
- the LOC103641910 gene encoding uncharacterized protein, translating to MLKKPCPYHQGPVKHTLEECVMLRRHFHRTGPPAESGRARDDDKKEEHQTGEFPEVRDCFMIYGGQATNASARHRKQERREVCSVKVAAPVYLNWSDKPITFDQADHPDHVPSPGKYPLIVDPIIGDVRLTKVLMDGGSSLNIIYAETLGLLRVDLSSVRAGAALFHGIILGKRVQPLGQLDLPVCFGTPSNFRRETLTFEVVGFRGTYHAVFGRPCYAKFMAVPNYTYLKLMMPGPNGVITVGPTYRHAFECDVECVEYAEALAESEALIADLESLSKEVPDVKRHAGNFEPAETVKSVPLDPSSDASKQIRIGSELDPK from the coding sequence atgctcaagaagccgtgcccctatcatcaggggcccgtcaagcacacccttgaggagtgcgtcatgcttcggcgccacttccacaggactgggccacccgcggagagtggcagggctcgcgacgacgacaagaaggaagaacaccagacaggagagttccccgaggtccgcgactgcttcatgatatacggtgggcaagcgacgaacgcctcggctcggcaccgcaagcaagagcgtcgagaggtctgttcggtaaaggtggcggcgccagtctacctaaactggtccgacaagcccatcaccttcgaccaagccgaccaccccgaccacgtgccgagcccagggaaatacccgctcattgtcgaccccatcatcggcgacgtcagactcaccaaggtcctcatggacggaggcagcagcctcaacatcatctacgccgagaccctcgggctcctgcgtgttgatctatcctcagtccgggcaggcgctgcgcttttccacgggatcatcctcgggaagcgcgtccagcccctcggacaactcgaccttcccgtctgcttcggaacaccctccaacttccgaagggagaccctcacgttcgaggtggtcgggttccgaggaacctaccacgcagtatttgggaggccatgctacgcgaagttcatggccgtccccaactacacctacctcaagctcatgatgccgggccccaacggggtcatcaccgtcggccccacgtaccgacacgcgttcgaatgtgacgtggagtgcgtggagtacgccgaggccctcgccgaatccgaggccctcatcgccgacctggagagcctctctaaggaggtgccagacgtgaagcgccacgccggcaacttcgagccagcggagacggttaagtctgtccccctcgaccccagcagcgacgcctccaagcagatccggattggctccgagctcgatcccaaatag
- the LOC100381336 gene encoding ELMO domain-containing protein 2 — translation MEQNAGSFLAVRRLSGGAIHHHRHHSSPAEVVGVSTAWLGKGLSCVCAQRRESDVRLSFDLSPIQEECLNRLQNRIEVQYDGSNLEHQKALEALWRSSFPGTELLGLVSDQWKEMGWQGKDPSTDFRGGGFISLENLLYFSRNYPKSFQELLRKQNGDRALWEYPFAVAGVNITFMLIQMLDLQAAKPTSLVGAVFLNLLLENDRAFDILYCITFKLMDQKWLEMHASYMDFNTVIKSTRRQLERELLLEDIQRIEDMPSYRFLAC, via the exons ATGGAACAGAACGCCGGCTCGTTCCTCGCCGTGCGTCGCCTCTCCGGTGGCGCCATCCACCACCATCGTCACCACTCTTCCCCGG CTGAGGTCGTGGGCGTGTCCACTGCGTGGCTCGGTAAGGGGCTTTCATGCGTCTGCGCGCAGAGGAGGGAGAGCGACGTGCGCCTGTCCTTCGATTTGAGTCCCATTCAG GAAGAGTGCTTGAATAGGTTGCAGAACCGGATAGAGGTGCAGTATGATGGTTCAAATCTGGAGCATCAG AAAGCACTGGAAGCCCTTTGGCGTTCTTCTTTTCCTGGAACTGAACTTCTAGGGTTAGTATCAGACCAGTGGAAGGAGATGGGATGGCAAGGGAAAGATCCATCTACAGATTTCAG GGGCGGTGGTTTTATATCTTTGGAGAATTTACTGTATTTCTCTAGGAACTATCCA AAATCCTTCCAGGAGCTCCTTCGTAAGCAGAATGGTGATAGAGCATTGTGGGAATATCCCTTTGCTGTAGCTGGTGTAAATATTACATTCATGCTGATTCAGATGCTTGACCTTCAAGCAG CTAAgccaacgtcgttggttggagcggTTTTCCTAAATCTACTCTTAG AAAATGATCGAGCGTTCGACATTCTTTACTGCATAACCTTCAAACTGATGGATCAGAAATGGCTTGAAATGCACGCCAGTTACATGGATTTCAAT ACGGTTATTAAATCAACACGGCGCCAGCTCGAGAGGGAGCTGTTGCTAGAAGATATCCAGAGAATCGAGGACATGCCATCGTACAGGTTTCTCGCCTGCTAG
- the LOC100276746 gene encoding uncharacterized protein LOC100276746 translates to MQPSCLGACSGGGLALSARRLRAPSYCRVAPHRASASCSAGGGGKASPRGKDNVWSVDNDRAAKEAVRGPKHRRRKRPSGRRLPPPRRKGMDAGSRVLVSGAMLVEVETVLQTQEPVIKPSWDTFASSLTGNWKGVGAIFSPITAEMEPVGVGNKEEYLYDCYTLSHIERSFDGGHGSEIRRKTNWVPINPFGEAEKQITSYDGGSQSTSSGKGIADLPSYESFDLNRSAVLDEETFSMEPGIVFFEDGSYSRGPVDIAIGEYDESKYFLSPTYKFEQCLVKGCHKRLRIVHTIEFNEGGANIQIVRVAVYEEKWASPANIHVEDDTLVDLKPFSQRSRTKPSELTGSWKVYEVSATPIFSDKVQELEGGSPLVYLCMETVKKRNLPESSVFFGEEEMLDVQDVTVLWLPGGVTAYVDISEDGILCIGVGWYSEEGINLVMERDYGTDGRLREVRSKTEVKRRWYQSVP, encoded by the exons ATGCAACCGTCGTGCCTGGGCGCATGCAGCGGTGGAGGACTAGCACTTTCCGCCCGCCGCCTCCGCGCCCCCTCCTACTGCCGCGTCGCGCCGCATAGGGCTTCCGCCTCGTGCTCCGCCGGTGGCGGCGGCAAGGCATCGCCGCGGGGGAAGGACAACGTCTGGAGCGTCGATAACGACCGTGCCGCCAAGGAGGCGGTCCGGGGCCCGAAGCACCGCCGCAGGAAACGCCCCAGCGGTCGCCGCCTGCCGCCGCCGAGGAGGAAGGGGATGGATGCGGGGTCGAGGGTTCTAGTGTCTGGAGCCATGCTCGTGGAGGTCGaaactgtgctccaaactcag GAACCTGTTATAAAGCCTTCTTGGGATACATTTGCAAGTAGTTTAACTGGTAACTGGAAGGGTGTTGGAGCTATCTTCTCGCCAATCACAGCAGAGATGGAGCCTGTTGGGGTTGGGAACAAAGAAGAGTACCTTTATGACTGCTACACTCTTTCTCACATTGAGAGATCTTTTGATGGTGGTCATGGCTCTGAGATCCGAAGGAAAACAAATTGGGTCCCAATCAATCCGTTTGGGGAAGCTGAGAAGCAAATCACATCATATGATGGTGGGAGTCAAAGCACTTCCAGTGGAAAGGGAATTGCTGATTTACCTTCATATGAGTCTTTTGATCTTAACAGGAGTGCTGTGCTTGACGAAGAAACTTTTTCTATGGAGCCTGGAATTGTATTTTTTGAG GACGGATCATACTCTAGAGGTCCAGTTGATATAGCAATTGGTGAATATGATGAATCTAAATACTTCCTTTCACCAACATATAAGTTTGAGCAA TGCCTTGTTAAAGGTTGCCACAAAAGATTGCGGATTGTGCATACAATTGAGTTTAACGAAGGAGGAGCTAACATACAAATTGTAAGGGTTGCTGTGTATGAAGAAAAATGGGCCAGCCCAGCAAATATCCATGTTGAAGA TGATACACTTGTTGACCTTAAACCATTCTCTCAAAGAAGCCGGACCAAACCGTCAGAACTGACAGGCTCCTGGAAAGTATACGAAGTCAGTGCAACGCCAATTTTCAGTGATAAAGTGCAAGAACTAGAGGGCGGTTCTCCATTGGTCTACTTGTGCATGGAGACGGTGAAGAAGAGAAACCTGCCAGAGAGTTCAGTTTTCTTTGGGGAGGAGGAGATGCTCGACGTGCAGGATGTCACCGTGCTTTGGTTACCTGGTGGCGTCACTGCCTATGTTGACATCAGCGAAGACGGCATACTCTGTATCGGAGTTGGGTGGTACTCCGAAGAAGGTATCAACCTGGTGATGGAGAGAGACTATGGAACCGATGGGAGGCTCAGGGAGGTTCGGTCGAAAACTGAAGTAAAGCGCAGGTGGTATCAATCAGTTCCATAA